The window TTCTTGAACATTAAAAGAACGATGATTATAGTAGTAttagataatttaattttgaaaacaaaaatgggcATGtagaaaattgaatgaaagTACCCATCAAGAGGGTGCAGTTCTAGAAATTAATACTTCACCTCCGTCTAATGGAGTTCAATTCGATAGGGTTCATACAAATAATTTCCGCATCCTTAAACTGTTCAGGATACGAATAACTAAGGGGTATCAGAGACAAGGAGTTGTTATTATAGGTAAGCTCGGCTTGTTCAATTGGCCAATCAAATGAATAATAGTTTGGCTGTGCATAAGAATTGTTGATGTTGCTTTGTTGTTTAACCAAAAGGGAATTCTATAAACACGGGGCAAATCTGGCAAGCCGAGCTTTCTTCTTTGCCTCTTCGTCGGTAGCCACAGACAGAGTTAAGAGCTCAAATctgaaaaacagaaaagataATCGAACtgaggaaaaaataattatacaattttCTCTAACGCGATACCATAAAGCAGATAGAAAAACCTCTCTGCTCTTGCCTTTCTCTTCAGCTCCTCTGCTTTGGCCATTTCATCCGGTCCACACACTGAATCAATGCCGAACCTGCAAAGTTTCCGGTTCATAACCGAAATGCCACTATAAAATTTCCGGCACAAcaaagaagaacaaagaaaagaggatGAAACAAGAAGAAGTTCAAAACTATCGTCTGCATTCACATCGAAAAACGAGAATACAGAATATCTTGTTCTTGAATAAATGCAGTAATCAGTTggaaaaattcattaaatatcCATGAAACGACATCAAATTCAATACAAACTCTACGCATCTCCCATTCCTGGAATCCTAGACATACGAACACACAACAAATTCATACGAAAAAGGAAACAATGCCATCAAACCGCAAAATCACCTCTCAGCTCGAGAGAATCGCTTTTCTGCCTCCGATAAACGTACGGGGATCCCAAATCGCTCCGCCCGACGGATCTTCTTAAAGATATCAAAAACAGAAGCATGAGACTCGGGTATTCTCCCCACGGCGGAACTCTGAGATTCAATACCTTCCTTTGTACCGCAAGAACGACGATTTTGGTGTTGATCTACGTGGCCATTACCAGCGGCTGCGATTCCAAAAGCTAGGGGTAGAGTTTGCTTCGGTCCTGGAAGAGTGTTTTTGCTCAGTTCTTTTGTGAAATCGGTCGCCATTGGAGAAGGAAGATCGAGACCTGCGCGAAATTTAGAATCGATAATATAAAGAGGGTGAGCTTTTCGATGCAGTAGCGGTTTTTTTCGTTTGGGTCATCTTTATATTTCTCAACGCTGACCGGTTTAGCGGTTCGTTACTTTTCCTTTTCGCGGGTTGTATTGCGCGGCAGAGAAATAACGacgtttttcattttcagaTACGATAACGGCGTTAACCCAGCTTTGGATTTCAGTttagaaaattcaattttactactataaaaatgaactaaattatgatctttattcaaatataataaaataaattaaaatatttacgaactaaaaccaaattttaaaatttatattcgatacaaattgataaaattatttcattgttACTTATACAAATCACTACGTGTTTATCGTcgtatattatatttgaaattttactatatttcgTAAATTTTTAacgaattttttttagagagtgatgaaatgtttattttatagtggttttaaatcaaaatatattattttcagataattatcatttttaatttatcttatcTTTTGCAATCTATTCATGATGTTTTGGTTCGTTAATTTGTTTTACATATTCTATAGGGACTCTTGCAAAAACAGCAAAAGAAATTTACAATAAA of the Cucumis sativus cultivar 9930 chromosome 3, Cucumber_9930_V3, whole genome shotgun sequence genome contains:
- the LOC101210991 gene encoding protein MODIFIER OF SNC1 11 isoform X1, encoding MATDFTKELSKNTLPGPKQTLPLAFGIAAAGNGHVDQHQNRRSCGTKEGIESQSSAVGRIPESHASVFDIFKKIRRAERFGIPVRLSEAEKRFSRAERFGIDSVCGPDEMAKAEELKRKARAERFELLTLSVATDEEAKKKARLARFAPCL
- the LOC101210991 gene encoding protein MODIFIER OF SNC1 11 isoform X2, which translates into the protein MATDFTKELSKNTLPGPKQTLPLAFGIAAAGNGHVDQHQNRRSCGTKEGIESQSSAVGRIPESHASVFDIFKKIRRAERFGIPVRLSEAEKRFSRAERFGIDSVCGPDEMAKAEELKRKI